One Bacillota bacterium genomic region harbors:
- the atpG gene encoding ATP synthase F1 subunit gamma: MPALRDFRRRIKSVKSTQKICKAMKAVATAKMARAQATVVAARPYARQLHEVLGRVASAATDVQNPLLTVREPKKVCYIVITADRGLCGGFNSNLLRTAVRELNKWDDFSLVAVGRKCRNFFRFREWERDAEFIGLGEDIRFEQGQEIARFAINKYIAGEYDAVYMVYSKFVNMLVQQPTVVKLLPVEPPAEEAVAAKAGEGEEAAAPKKTRVDYIFEPSAADVLDYLLPRYVENSVYHGLIESKASEQSARMMAMDAATKNAGEMIDRLTLQMNRLRQEGITKELLDIVGGAAALE, translated from the coding sequence TACCCAGAAGATCTGCAAGGCCATGAAGGCCGTGGCCACGGCCAAGATGGCCCGGGCCCAGGCGACCGTGGTCGCCGCGCGGCCTTACGCCCGGCAGCTGCACGAGGTGCTGGGCCGGGTGGCTTCCGCGGCCACTGACGTGCAGAATCCCCTGTTGACGGTACGTGAACCGAAAAAGGTGTGCTACATCGTAATTACCGCCGACCGCGGTTTGTGCGGCGGTTTCAACTCCAACCTCCTGCGCACCGCCGTCCGGGAACTGAACAAGTGGGACGACTTCAGCCTGGTGGCTGTGGGCCGCAAGTGCCGGAACTTCTTCCGCTTCCGGGAGTGGGAGCGGGATGCGGAGTTCATCGGCCTGGGCGAGGACATCCGGTTTGAGCAGGGCCAGGAGATCGCCCGGTTTGCGATCAACAAGTACATCGCCGGCGAGTACGACGCGGTGTACATGGTGTACAGCAAATTCGTGAACATGCTGGTCCAGCAGCCGACCGTGGTGAAGCTCCTCCCGGTGGAGCCGCCGGCCGAGGAGGCCGTCGCGGCAAAGGCCGGGGAAGGGGAAGAGGCGGCCGCCCCGAAAAAGACGAGGGTCGACTACATCTTCGAGCCCTCCGCCGCGGACGTCCTGGATTACCTGTTGCCCAGGTACGTGGAGAACAGCGTGTACCATGGTTTGATCGAGTCCAAGGCCAGCGAGCAGAGTGCCCGCATGATGGCGATGGATGCGGCCACCAAGAACGCGGGTGAAATGATCGATCGCCTGACGCTCCAGATGAACCGGCTGCGCCAGGAAGGCATCACCAAGGAGTTGCTGGACATCGTCGGCGGCGCGGCGGCACTCGAATAA
- the atpD gene encoding F0F1 ATP synthase subunit beta translates to MNVGEVVQIIGVVVDVRFPPGQVPEIYNALTIETDKVDAFGRKFDLTLEVAQHLGNNVVRTVAMSTTDGLVRGAKVTDTGAPIKVPVGRPVLGRLIDVLGLPIDGLGDIKAETYYPIHRPAPPLVDQSTKVEQLETGLKVIDLLVPFMKGGKIGMFGGAGVGKTVIVMELINNIAKQHGGISVFAGVGERTREGNDLLLEMTESGVLDKTMMCFGQMNEPPGCRLRVGLTGLCLAEYFRDEEGADVLIFIDNIFRFAQAGTEVSALLGRMPSAVGYQPTLATEMGQLQERITSTTKGSITSVQAVYVPADDLTDPAPANTFAHLDGTVVLSRQIAELGIYPAVDPLDSVSRILDPNVVGAEHYQVARGVQKVLQRYKELQDIIAILGMEELSEEDKLIVVRARKLQRYLSQPFHVAEAFTGSPGRYVSLKDNIRGFQEILDGKHDGLPEDAFYMVGTIDEAVEKGKKILEA, encoded by the coding sequence ATGAATGTAGGTGAGGTAGTCCAAATCATCGGCGTTGTGGTGGACGTCCGGTTCCCGCCGGGCCAGGTTCCCGAGATTTACAACGCCTTGACCATCGAGACCGACAAGGTGGACGCGTTCGGGCGCAAGTTCGACCTGACGCTGGAAGTGGCGCAGCACCTGGGGAACAACGTGGTGCGCACCGTGGCCATGTCCACCACCGACGGCCTGGTCCGCGGCGCCAAGGTCACCGACACCGGTGCGCCGATCAAGGTGCCGGTGGGCCGTCCCGTCCTGGGCCGGCTGATCGACGTGCTGGGCCTGCCGATCGACGGGCTGGGCGACATCAAGGCCGAGACCTATTACCCGATTCACCGTCCGGCCCCGCCGCTGGTCGACCAGTCGACCAAGGTGGAGCAGCTGGAGACCGGCCTGAAGGTGATCGACCTCCTGGTGCCCTTTATGAAGGGCGGCAAGATCGGGATGTTCGGCGGCGCCGGCGTGGGCAAGACCGTTATCGTTATGGAGCTCATCAACAACATCGCCAAGCAGCACGGCGGCATCTCGGTGTTTGCGGGCGTGGGCGAGCGGACCCGCGAGGGTAACGACCTCTTGCTGGAAATGACCGAGTCCGGCGTGTTGGACAAGACCATGATGTGTTTCGGCCAGATGAACGAGCCCCCGGGCTGCCGCCTGCGGGTGGGCCTGACCGGGCTGTGCCTGGCCGAGTACTTCCGCGACGAGGAAGGCGCGGACGTGCTGATCTTCATCGACAACATCTTCCGCTTCGCCCAGGCCGGTACCGAGGTCTCCGCGCTGCTGGGCCGCATGCCGTCCGCCGTGGGTTACCAGCCCACCCTGGCGACGGAAATGGGCCAGCTTCAGGAGCGGATCACCTCGACCACCAAGGGTTCGATCACGTCGGTGCAGGCCGTGTACGTGCCCGCCGACGACCTGACCGACCCGGCCCCGGCGAACACCTTCGCCCACCTGGACGGCACCGTGGTGCTGTCCCGGCAGATCGCCGAGCTGGGTATTTACCCGGCGGTGGACCCGCTCGACTCGGTGTCGCGGATTCTCGACCCGAACGTCGTGGGGGCCGAGCACTACCAGGTGGCGCGCGGCGTGCAGAAGGTGCTGCAGCGGTACAAGGAGCTGCAGGACATTATCGCCATCCTCGGGATGGAGGAACTTTCCGAAGAGGACAAACTGATCGTGGTCCGGGCCCGCAAACTGCAGCGGTACCTGTCGCAGCCCTTCCACGTGGCCGAAGCTTTCACCGGCTCGCCGGGGCGGTACGTGTCGCTCAAGGACAACATCCGCGGGTTCCAGGAAATCCTGGACGGCAAGCACGACGGCCTGCCGGAGGACGCCTTCTACATGGTCGGCACCATCGACGAGGCGGTGGAGAAGGGCAAGAAGATCCTCGAGGCCTAG
- a CDS encoding F0F1 ATP synthase subunit epsilon, with the protein MADSTQKVSIVTPERVIYGDEARFVHVRGTDGDLGFLPGHTALISSLRPGLLRIQKEGQWNTFVVAGGFVEVRDSRVVVLANAAERPEEIDLARAEKARERAEKRLAAKDPEIDVVRAKAALARATARIEAAGQIRR; encoded by the coding sequence ATGGCGGATTCCACCCAAAAGGTTTCCATCGTTACCCCTGAGCGGGTGATCTACGGAGACGAGGCCCGTTTCGTCCACGTCCGGGGTACCGACGGCGATCTGGGTTTCCTGCCGGGGCACACCGCGCTTATTTCCAGCTTGAGGCCCGGCCTGCTCCGCATCCAGAAAGAGGGCCAGTGGAACACGTTCGTAGTTGCGGGCGGCTTCGTGGAGGTCCGTGACAGCCGGGTGGTCGTGCTGGCCAACGCTGCGGAGCGCCCCGAGGAGATCGACCTCGCCCGGGCGGAAAAGGCCAGGGAGCGCGCCGAGAAGCGCCTGGCCGCCAAGGACCCCGAGATCGACGTGGTCCGGGCCAAGGCGGCGCTGGCGCGCGCCACGGCCAGGATCGAAGCGGCCGGACAGATCAGGCGCTAA
- the spoIID gene encoding stage II sporulation protein D: MRRLFWGLVLLAVAAAIAFPDAAQEYARRLADTGKPEVRTDVRLYRHQTGQLTDLSLEDYVVGVVAAEMPAGFHPEALKAQAVCARTYMLKRLMAGGVANSPHPGADVSDDPRLGQGWVSREELRERWTTWDYYRNYYKIKRAVDATEGLVLTFEEQLIDPLYHSSCGGVTENSEDVWKFRVPYLRSVICPYCTDPYPGERRVFALEDADEALGTNLAAVAVAKVPAAAEVPTGVGGGTPPTKASDAAVGLIEVLAYTSTGRPKLLSFNGREVTATTVRDRLGLRSTNFTQTIEGGRLIIETSGHGHGVGLCQYGARGLAEAGHDFRSILEHYYTGVRVEPF; the protein is encoded by the coding sequence GTGCGGAGATTGTTCTGGGGCCTGGTACTGCTGGCCGTCGCGGCGGCGATCGCCTTTCCCGACGCCGCGCAGGAATACGCCCGGCGGTTGGCGGACACCGGGAAACCGGAGGTCCGGACCGACGTGCGGTTGTACCGCCACCAGACCGGCCAACTGACAGACCTGTCCCTGGAGGACTATGTGGTTGGAGTGGTGGCCGCCGAAATGCCGGCCGGCTTTCACCCGGAGGCCCTGAAAGCCCAGGCGGTGTGCGCGCGCACCTATATGTTGAAACGCCTGATGGCCGGCGGCGTGGCCAACAGCCCGCACCCCGGGGCGGACGTGAGCGATGACCCGCGCCTGGGCCAGGGGTGGGTATCCCGCGAGGAGCTGCGGGAACGCTGGACCACCTGGGATTATTACCGGAACTACTACAAGATCAAGCGGGCGGTGGACGCCACCGAGGGATTGGTGCTCACCTTTGAGGAGCAGCTTATCGATCCGTTGTACCACTCCTCCTGCGGCGGGGTGACCGAGAATTCCGAAGACGTGTGGAAATTCAGGGTGCCTTACCTGCGGAGCGTGATCTGCCCTTATTGCACCGACCCGTACCCCGGCGAGCGGCGCGTCTTCGCGCTGGAGGACGCGGACGAAGCGCTCGGCACCAATCTGGCGGCCGTGGCGGTGGCCAAAGTACCTGCGGCTGCGGAAGTTCCCACGGGCGTCGGAGGCGGTACGCCCCCCACCAAAGCGTCCGACGCTGCTGTTGGGCTCATTGAAGTCCTGGCGTACACATCCACCGGGCGTCCCAAGCTGCTGTCGTTCAACGGGCGGGAGGTCACCGCCACCACGGTGCGGGACCGCCTGGGCTTGCGTTCGACAAATTTCACGCAGACCATCGAAGGCGGGCGACTCATCATTGAGACCAGCGGGCACGGCCACGGCGTGGGCCTTTGCCAGTACGGCGCCCGGGGTCTGGCCGAGGCCGGGCATGACTTCCGGAGTATCCTGGAACACTACTACACCGGCGTCCGCGTCGAACCCTTCTAA
- the spoIIID gene encoding sporulation transcriptional regulator SpoIIID, whose amino-acid sequence MQEYIQKRVLDICAYILDSKATVRQAATVFKVSKSTVHKDMTERLPSLNKKLANRVRIVLEHNKSVRHLRGGEATRKKYKETG is encoded by the coding sequence ATGCAGGAATATATTCAGAAGCGGGTGCTGGACATCTGCGCCTACATTCTGGACTCCAAGGCGACGGTCCGCCAGGCGGCCACCGTTTTCAAAGTCAGCAAGAGCACGGTTCACAAAGACATGACCGAAAGACTGCCCTCATTGAACAAGAAATTGGCCAACCGCGTGCGCATAGTCCTGGAACACAACAAATCGGTACGGCACCTGCGGGGGGGCGAGGCCACCCGCAAGAAGTATAAAGAAACAGGGTAA